A stretch of the Meles meles chromosome 19, mMelMel3.1 paternal haplotype, whole genome shotgun sequence genome encodes the following:
- the HAS1 gene encoding hyaluronan synthase 1, whose product MIQQDVPKPTRAARHCSGLARRVLTITFALLILGLMTWAYAAGVPLASDRYGLLAFGLYGAFLSAHLVAQSLFAYLEHRRVAAAARRAAARGPLDAAAARSVALTISAYQEDPAYLRQCLASARALQYPRARLRVLMVVDGNRAEDLYMVDMFREVFADEDPATYVWDGNYHQPWEPAAAGAAGAGAYREVEAEDPGRLAVEALVRTHRCVCVAQRWGGKREVMYTAFKALGDSVDYVQVCDSDTRLDPNALLELVRVLDEDPRVGAVGGDVRILNPLDSWVSFLSSLRYWVAFNVERACQSYFHCVSCISGPLGLYRNNLLQQFLEAWYNQKFLGTHCTFGDDRHLTNRMLSMGYATKYTSRSRCYSETPSSFLRWLSQQTRWSKSYFREWLYNALWWHRHHAWMTYEAVVSGLFPFFVAATVLRLFYAGRPWALLWVLLCVQGVALAKAAFAAWLRGCPRMVLLSLYAPLYMGGLLPAKFLALATMNQSGWGTSGRRKLAANYVPLLPLALWALLLLGGLVRSVVHEARVDWSSPSRAAEAHHLAAGAGAYVGYWAVMLTLYWVGVRRLCRRRSGGYRVQV is encoded by the exons cAGGACGTGCCCAAGCCCACGCGGGCCGCCCGCCACTGCTCTGGCCTGGCCCGGCGGGTGCTGACTATCACCTTCGCGCTGCTCATCTTGGGCCTCATGACCTGGGCCTACGCCGCTGGGGTGCCGCTGGCCTCCGATCGCTACGGCCTCCTGGCCTTCGGTCTCTACGGGGCCTTCCTCTCCGCGCACCTGGTGGCGCAGAGCCTCTTCGCGTACTTGGAGCACCGgcgggtggcggcggcggcgcggcgggcggcggcgcgggggcCCCTGGACGCGGCGGCGGCGCGCAGCGTGGCGCTGACCATCTCGGCGTACCAGGAGGACCCGGCGTACCTGCGCCAGTGCCTGGCGTCCGCGCGCGCCCTGCAGTACCCGCGAGCGCGGCTGCGCGTCCTCATGGTGGTGGACGGCAACCGCGCCGAGGACCTCTACATGGTGGACATGTTCCGCGAGGTCTTCGCCGACGAGGACCCCGCCACCTACGTGTGGGACGGCAACTACCACCAGCCCTGGGAACCCGCGGCGGCAGGCGCTGCAGGCGCGGGCGCCTACCGGGAGGTGGAGGCCGAGGACCCAGGGCGGCTGGCGGTGGAGGCGCTGGTGAGGACGCACAGGTGCGTGTGCGTGGCGCAGCGCTGGGGAGGCAAGCGCGAGGTCATGTACACGGCCTTCAAGGCGCTCGGCGACTCCGTGGACTACGTGCAG GTCTGTGACTCAGACACAAGGCTGGACCCCAACGCACTGCTGGAGCTGGTGCGGGTGCTGGATGAAGACCCCCGGGTGGGGGCTGTTGGGGGCGACGTGCGGATCCTTAACCccctggactcctgggtcagcTTCCTAAGCAGCCTCCGGTACTGGGTGGCCTTCAACGTGGAGCGGGCTTGTCAGAGCTACTTCCATTGCGTGTCCTGCATCAGCGGTCCCCTag GCCTATACAGGAACAACCTCCTACAGCAGTTCCTTGAGGCCTGGTACAACCAGAAGTTCCTGGGCACTCATTGCACCTTCGGGGACGACCGGCACCTCACCAACCGCATGCTCAGCATGGGCTATGCCACCAA GTACACCTCCCGCTCCCGCTGCTACTCCGAGACCCCCTCGTCCTTCCTGCGCTGGCTGAGCCAGCAGACGCGCTGGTCCAAGTCCTACTTCCGCGAGTGGCTCTACAACGCGCTCTGGTGGCACCGGCACCATGCGTGGATGACCTACGAGGCGGTGGTCTCGGGCCTCTTCCCCTTCTTCGTGGCGGCCACCGTGCTGCGGCTCTTCTACGCGGGCCGCCCGTGGGCGCTGCTGTGGGTGCTGCTGTGCGTGCAGGGCGTGGCGCTGGCCAAGGCGGCCTTCGCGGCCTGGCTGCGGGGCTGCCCGCGCATGGTGCTGCTCTCGCTCTACGCGCCGCTCTACATGGGCGGCCTCCTGCCCGCCAAGTTCCTGGCGCTGGCCACCATGAACCAGAGTGGCTGGGGCACCTCCGGCCGGCGCAAGCTGGCCGCCAACTACGTCCCCCTGCTGCCGCTGGCCCTCTGGGCCCTGCTGCTGCTCGGGGGCCTGGTCCGCAGCGTGGTGCACGAGGCCCGGGTCGACTGGAGCAGCCCTTCCCGTGCCGCCGAGGCGCACCACCTGGCAGCAGGGGCTGGCGCCTACGTGGGGTACTGGGCGGTCATGCTGACGCTCTACTGGGTGGGCGTGCGGAGGCTGTGCCGGCGGCGGTCGGGGGGCTACCGGGTCCAGGTGTGA